Proteins from a genomic interval of Rhodococcus rhodochrous:
- the yaaA gene encoding peroxide stress protein YaaA encodes MLVLLPPSETKSDGGDGGPLDLADLSMPQLTETREMLVQALVDLAADPEESSRALGLGTKGADEIERNAKLWVSPTRPALERYTGVLYDALDAGAFTKAQRDKAYRRLGIGSALFGAVRAADPIPAYRLSGGSKLPGFGTLKSVWRNELTDALVAEAGGDLVVDLRSGVYQQPGPVPGAVTATVLTEQPDGTRKVVSHFNKHHKGLLARALVLTRAEPSDIGALARVASKAGLRVEVESPTELVVLT; translated from the coding sequence GTGCTGGTGCTTCTCCCTCCATCCGAAACCAAGTCCGACGGCGGCGACGGCGGGCCGCTCGATCTCGCCGACCTGTCGATGCCGCAGTTGACGGAGACGCGGGAGATGCTCGTGCAGGCCCTCGTCGACCTCGCTGCCGACCCCGAGGAGTCGAGCCGCGCACTCGGACTGGGCACGAAGGGCGCCGACGAGATCGAACGCAACGCGAAGTTGTGGGTCTCCCCCACCCGCCCGGCGCTCGAGCGGTACACCGGGGTGCTGTACGACGCGCTCGACGCGGGAGCGTTCACGAAGGCGCAGCGCGACAAGGCCTATCGGCGCCTGGGCATCGGGTCGGCGCTGTTCGGCGCGGTCCGGGCTGCGGATCCGATCCCCGCCTACCGCCTCTCGGGAGGGTCGAAACTGCCCGGCTTCGGCACGTTGAAGTCCGTGTGGCGGAACGAACTCACCGACGCGCTGGTGGCCGAGGCCGGCGGCGACCTCGTGGTCGATCTCCGCTCCGGGGTCTACCAGCAGCCCGGTCCCGTGCCGGGTGCGGTGACCGCCACCGTGCTCACCGAGCAGCCCGACGGCACCCGCAAGGTTGTCAGCCACTTCAACAAGCACCACAAGGGCCTGCTGGCCCGCGCGCTGGTCCTCACCCGCGCGGAACCGAGCGATATCGGAGCGCTCGCCCGCGTCGCGTCGAAGGCGGGACTGAGGGTCGAGGTGGAGTCGCCGACCGAGCTGGTCGTGCTCACCTGA
- a CDS encoding proline--tRNA ligase has translation MITRMSHLFLRTLRDDPADAEVASHKLLVRAGYVRRIAPGVYSWLPLGLRVLRQIERVVREEMNSIGAQEIALPALLPREPYEATNRWTEYGDSLFRLKDRKGGDYLLGPTHEELFALTVKGEYNSYKDFPVTLYQIQTKYRDEERPRAGILRGREFVMKDSYSFDLTDEGLAQSYKAHRDAYERIFARLGVKYVIVSATSGAMGGSASEEFLADSPAGEDTYVRCLESGYAANVEAVKTLAPEPLPIDGQPEAVVHDTPDTPTIASLVASASEVLGREVTAAETLKNVMVKVRQPGGEWELLGIGIPGDREVDDKRLEASLEPAEVELLTDADFEANSFLVKGYIGPKALLANGVRYLVDPRVVDGTSWITGADEQGKHVFGLVAGRDFTPDGTIEAAEVRDGDPSPDGAGPLVSARGIEIGHVFQLGRKYTDAFAVDVLGENGKPVRPTMGSYGVGVSRLVAVVAEQQHDEKGLRWPSEIAPFDVHLVIANKDEQAREGAENLAEELSNAGLEVLLDDRKASPGVKFKDSELLGMPLVVVVGRGFADGKVEVRDRFSGEADELPIGEVVQRIVSR, from the coding sequence GTGATCACCCGCATGTCGCACCTGTTCCTCCGCACCCTCCGAGACGACCCGGCCGACGCCGAGGTCGCGAGCCACAAGTTGCTGGTCCGAGCCGGATACGTGCGACGTATCGCGCCGGGTGTGTACTCGTGGTTGCCTCTGGGTCTGCGGGTGCTGCGGCAGATCGAGCGGGTCGTGCGCGAGGAGATGAACTCCATCGGTGCGCAGGAGATCGCTCTGCCCGCGCTGCTGCCGCGCGAGCCCTACGAGGCCACCAACCGGTGGACGGAATACGGCGACAGCCTGTTCCGGTTGAAGGACCGCAAGGGCGGCGACTACCTCCTCGGCCCCACACACGAGGAGCTCTTCGCGCTCACCGTCAAGGGTGAGTACAACTCGTACAAGGACTTCCCGGTCACGCTCTACCAGATCCAGACGAAGTACCGCGACGAGGAGCGCCCCCGCGCCGGCATCCTCCGCGGTCGTGAGTTCGTCATGAAGGACTCCTACAGCTTCGACCTCACCGACGAGGGTCTGGCCCAGTCGTACAAGGCGCACCGCGACGCCTACGAGCGCATCTTCGCGCGCCTCGGCGTGAAGTACGTGATCGTCTCGGCCACCTCCGGCGCGATGGGCGGCAGCGCCTCCGAGGAGTTCCTGGCCGACTCGCCCGCAGGTGAGGACACCTACGTGCGGTGCCTCGAGTCCGGCTACGCGGCGAACGTCGAAGCGGTGAAGACCCTCGCGCCGGAACCGCTGCCGATCGACGGACAGCCCGAAGCGGTCGTGCACGACACCCCCGACACCCCGACGATCGCCTCGCTCGTCGCTTCGGCGTCTGAGGTCCTCGGGCGTGAGGTCACCGCGGCCGAGACGCTCAAGAACGTCATGGTCAAGGTCCGGCAGCCCGGTGGCGAGTGGGAACTGCTCGGCATCGGCATCCCCGGCGACCGCGAGGTCGACGACAAGCGCCTCGAGGCCTCGCTCGAGCCCGCCGAGGTGGAGCTGCTCACCGACGCCGACTTCGAGGCCAATTCCTTCCTCGTCAAGGGCTACATCGGGCCGAAGGCGCTGCTCGCCAACGGTGTCCGCTACCTCGTCGACCCCCGCGTGGTCGACGGCACCAGCTGGATCACCGGCGCCGACGAGCAGGGCAAGCACGTCTTCGGGCTGGTCGCCGGTCGCGACTTCACCCCGGACGGCACGATCGAGGCCGCCGAGGTGCGCGACGGCGATCCGTCGCCCGACGGAGCCGGCCCGCTCGTCTCCGCCCGCGGCATCGAGATCGGCCACGTCTTCCAGCTCGGCCGCAAGTACACCGACGCCTTCGCGGTGGACGTCCTCGGCGAGAACGGCAAGCCCGTCCGCCCCACGATGGGCTCCTACGGTGTCGGCGTGTCGCGTCTCGTCGCGGTGGTCGCCGAACAGCAGCACGACGAGAAGGGCCTGCGCTGGCCGTCGGAGATCGCGCCGTTCGACGTGCACCTGGTGATCGCCAACAAGGACGAGCAGGCCCGGGAGGGCGCCGAGAACCTCGCCGAGGAACTCTCGAACGCCGGCCTCGAGGTGCTCCTCGACGACCGCAAGGCGTCGCCCGGCGTGAAGTTCAAGGACTCCGAGCTGCTCGGCATGCCGCTCGTCGTCGTGGTCGGCCGCGGTTTCGCCGACGGCAAGGTCGAGGTCCGCGACCGTTTCTCCGGCGAGGCCGACGAACTGCCGATCGGTGAGGTCGTCCAGCGCATCGTCTCGCGCTGA
- a CDS encoding ABC transporter substrate-binding protein: MRSTVRREKRQRGVASSSRWVAAGLIGALAFTAGCSSRDTQEADASTTGDAVTIVDQRGETITLDGPAEKVAFTVMPAPSIFAAVDRSYDRIVGINQSTLVANQGGMFATMFPGSAESTTVAGSDFVPNVETLLELDPDVVVQWGDRGPDVVEPIESAGFPVVGLEYGTQEDLETWITLFAQIAGKPERGEELVAWQRAEIEEMREKVAGQDAPRPRAMILSRNGDAYSTTSATGYDGFQFDLVGADLVTEGFVSDSGQVSPEQILAWDPEVIMLSGFDQSTPADIYADPRLASVSAVQNRRVYKTPLGGYRWQVPSAESPLMWDWMFRILYPQEQSGEFRDDIRAAFDDLFAYEISEDEIDQVLRFDLNRDAASYDQFAR, from the coding sequence ATGAGATCGACGGTGCGGCGGGAGAAGCGGCAGCGGGGCGTGGCGTCGTCGTCCCGGTGGGTCGCCGCGGGACTCATCGGTGCCCTCGCCTTCACGGCCGGATGCTCGAGCCGCGACACCCAGGAGGCCGACGCATCGACCACGGGTGACGCCGTCACGATCGTCGACCAGCGAGGCGAGACGATCACCCTCGACGGTCCGGCCGAGAAGGTGGCCTTCACCGTCATGCCCGCCCCCTCGATCTTCGCGGCGGTCGACCGGAGCTACGACCGGATCGTCGGTATCAACCAGTCGACGCTCGTCGCGAACCAGGGCGGGATGTTCGCCACCATGTTCCCGGGCTCGGCCGAGTCGACCACCGTGGCCGGAAGCGACTTCGTACCCAACGTCGAGACGCTGCTCGAACTCGACCCCGACGTCGTCGTGCAGTGGGGCGACCGCGGCCCGGACGTGGTCGAGCCCATCGAGTCCGCCGGCTTCCCCGTGGTCGGACTCGAATACGGCACGCAGGAGGACCTGGAAACGTGGATCACTCTGTTCGCGCAGATCGCAGGCAAGCCCGAGCGCGGTGAGGAACTCGTCGCCTGGCAGCGCGCCGAGATCGAGGAGATGCGCGAGAAGGTCGCCGGACAGGACGCCCCGCGGCCGCGCGCGATGATCCTCTCCCGCAACGGCGACGCCTACAGCACCACGAGCGCCACCGGATACGACGGCTTCCAGTTCGACCTCGTCGGAGCGGACCTCGTCACCGAAGGGTTCGTCTCGGATTCCGGACAGGTGAGCCCCGAGCAGATCCTCGCGTGGGATCCCGAGGTCATCATGCTGAGCGGCTTCGACCAGAGCACCCCGGCCGACATCTACGCCGACCCGCGTCTGGCGAGCGTGAGCGCCGTGCAGAACCGCCGCGTCTACAAGACCCCGCTCGGCGGTTACCGCTGGCAGGTGCCGAGTGCCGAGTCTCCGCTGATGTGGGACTGGATGTTCCGCATCCTGTACCCGCAGGAGCAGAGCGGTGAGTTCCGCGACGACATCCGCGCCGCCTTCGACGACCTGTTCGCCTACGAGATCTCCGAGGACGAGATCGACCAGGTGCTGCGCTTCGACCTGAACCGGGATGCCGCGAGCTATGACCAGTTCGCCCGTTGA
- a CDS encoding FecCD family ABC transporter permease, with protein MTSSPVDATARSTSPASVSTPRQARWGRNPLIIAGFTALVVVVALVALAVGRYFVPPNEIVRLLAGQILPLRETWTQQESTVVLDVRLPRVLLSILIGAGLALTGAVMQGVFRNPLASAQILGVSSGASFGGVLVLLVGLGGIALVGGAFVGGVIALLLVLTIARAVPGAPLLMIILGGTVVGAMFQAMVSFITYIADPYSELPSIVFWLMGSLATASYGKLAIAAVPILLPALVVLALRWRLNILSMGDEDAVALGLRPQRLRLLLLGCVAMITAAAVAVSGVIGWVGLVVPHLVRMMIGTDNRMVLPVSALLGAAYLTAIDTLSRVLSTAEIPIGILTAIIGAPFFVALLIRNRTRLWGSDA; from the coding sequence ATGACCAGTTCGCCCGTTGACGCGACGGCCCGCTCGACCTCCCCGGCGTCGGTCTCGACGCCGCGGCAGGCGAGGTGGGGCCGTAACCCCCTGATCATCGCGGGTTTCACCGCACTGGTCGTGGTGGTCGCTCTCGTCGCGCTGGCAGTGGGACGCTACTTCGTCCCGCCGAACGAGATCGTCCGCCTGCTCGCCGGCCAGATCCTTCCCCTCCGCGAGACGTGGACGCAGCAGGAGAGCACGGTCGTCCTCGACGTCCGCCTGCCTCGCGTGCTGCTGTCCATCCTGATCGGCGCCGGACTGGCGCTCACCGGCGCCGTGATGCAGGGGGTCTTCCGCAATCCCCTCGCGAGCGCACAGATCCTGGGAGTGTCCTCCGGTGCCTCCTTCGGAGGCGTGCTGGTGCTGCTCGTCGGACTCGGCGGAATCGCCCTCGTCGGAGGCGCTTTCGTCGGCGGGGTGATCGCCCTGCTGCTGGTCCTCACGATCGCGCGGGCCGTCCCGGGGGCACCACTGCTCATGATCATCCTCGGCGGGACCGTCGTGGGCGCGATGTTCCAGGCGATGGTCTCGTTCATCACCTATATCGCCGATCCCTACAGTGAACTGCCGTCGATCGTCTTCTGGCTCATGGGATCTCTTGCCACTGCCAGTTACGGGAAACTCGCGATCGCCGCGGTGCCGATCCTCCTGCCCGCCCTCGTGGTACTCGCGCTGCGCTGGCGTTTGAACATCCTGTCGATGGGGGACGAGGACGCCGTTGCGCTCGGCCTGCGCCCGCAACGCCTGCGGCTGCTGCTGCTCGGCTGCGTCGCGATGATCACCGCCGCTGCGGTGGCGGTCTCGGGTGTCATCGGATGGGTGGGCCTGGTCGTGCCGCACCTGGTACGCATGATGATCGGCACCGACAACCGGATGGTGCTGCCCGTCAGCGCGCTGCTCGGCGCCGCCTATCTCACCGCCATCGACACCCTGTCGCGCGTGCTCAGTACGGCCGAGATCCCCATCGGCATCCTCACCGCGATCATCGGTGCGCCATTCTTCGTCGCCCTGCTGATCCGCAACCGAACCCGACTGTGGGGTAGCGATGCTTGA
- a CDS encoding ABC transporter ATP-binding protein, whose product MLDAKSISFRYSAKGPWIFEDVTVTASAGEVLAVLGPNARGKTTMLKCLSGLLTPVTGTVTSSGTIGYVPQSHAVAFSFTVLDIVLMGRARKVRIYSSPTNADRDAALDALGRVGILHLATRDYGGLSGGERQLVLIARALVSGCDTIVLDEPASALDLRNQARVLTVLRGLADDGMAVVMTTHHPDHALHIAERSMLMVSADDQRVGATRELLGDELLSEMYGVPIVTADVATPSALRRLTVPDFGRGIA is encoded by the coding sequence ATGCTTGACGCGAAATCCATCTCGTTCCGGTACTCGGCCAAGGGGCCGTGGATCTTCGAGGACGTCACGGTCACCGCGAGTGCCGGTGAGGTTCTCGCTGTGCTCGGGCCGAACGCGCGCGGCAAGACGACGATGCTCAAGTGTCTGTCCGGCCTGCTCACACCGGTCACCGGGACCGTCACGTCCTCGGGCACCATCGGATACGTGCCGCAGAGTCATGCGGTGGCGTTCTCGTTCACCGTGCTCGACATCGTGCTCATGGGACGCGCCCGCAAGGTGCGCATCTACAGCAGCCCCACGAATGCCGACCGTGACGCCGCTCTGGACGCACTCGGTCGCGTCGGCATCCTGCATCTGGCCACTCGCGATTACGGCGGTCTGAGCGGGGGCGAACGGCAGCTCGTCCTCATCGCCCGGGCCCTGGTGTCCGGCTGCGACACGATCGTGCTCGACGAGCCGGCCTCCGCCCTCGACCTGCGGAATCAGGCACGTGTGCTCACGGTTCTGCGCGGCCTGGCTGACGACGGGATGGCCGTGGTCATGACGACCCATCATCCCGATCACGCCCTGCACATCGCCGAGCGTTCGATGCTCATGGTCTCTGCTGACGACCAGCGGGTCGGTGCCACCCGGGAGCTGCTCGGCGACGAGTTGCTCAGTGAGATGTACGGCGTGCCGATCGTCACCGCCGACGTCGCGACACCGAGTGCACTCCGGCGGTTGACGGTTCCGGATTTCGGACGGGGGATCGCATGA